In Bacteroidota bacterium, the sequence GACTGTTTGAGCTGTGCAAATTGTTGTAAAACCACCGGCCCCTTGTTGAAAGATAAGGATATTGAGCGCCTGTCGAAGTTCATGAAAATGAAATCTACGGCCTTTATAGATCAATATTTAAGAATTGATGAAGACAATGATTATGTATTCAAAGAAATGCCCTGTCCGTTTTTGGCTGCCGACAACTACTGCTTAGTTTATGAAGCCCGTCCAAAAGCATGTAGAGAATATCCGCACTTAGACAGAAAGAAGATTTTTCAGATAGGAAACCTTACCGTAAAAAATACCGAGATCTGCCCTGCCGTTTTTGATGGAGTTGAACTGCTTAAGGAGAAAATCCCTTTGAAATAAAGAAGCATGAAGTCAGAAGTCAGAAGTACTTCCGACTCCCGAC encodes:
- a CDS encoding YkgJ family cysteine cluster protein yields the protein MQKILEELPKRAKDKHNENKKYFQKLRKKKPKQLDLVMQDIHDEVFEYIDCLSCANCCKTTGPLLKDKDIERLSKFMKMKSTAFIDQYLRIDEDNDYVFKEMPCPFLAADNYCLVYEARPKACREYPHLDRKKIFQIGNLTVKNTEICPAVFDGVELLKEKIPLK